ACCATTGTGCGACGACGGTTGTGCTGGAAAGCGAGAGCGAGCCTTGCCCCAGGCCACGGATGGCGGTAAAGCCGATGAGCAGGCCAAAAGGCCCCATTACCGTCGTCCAGAGGGCTAAGACAATCGCGAATAAGATCGCGATGACTGTTGAGGCGCGGCGGTTGCCAACGCGGTCAATCTGGCGGCCCACCCACGTCAGGCTGAGGGAAGCAATGAAAGTGCCCAACCCGTACATGCTGGAAACCGTCGTGCGGTCCAGGTTGAAATCAGCGATGAAATGGTCGAAGAAGAGCGAGACCGTGAAGCTCTGGCCGGGCGAGGTGGCAATCAGGCCAAGCGTTGCCGCTGCCCATACCACCCATCCATAAAAAAACGGCGTTCGCCGTACGAGATCTGTCTTTGGCAAGTGGAGCGATTTCAACATGCAGTGGGGTATCCCATCTTAAATGATCGAGTGAAAAGGGTATACAACCCTGTCAGCTAAGCTATAGAGCAGGGCCGGAACAGGGTGTACAAATGGCGCTGTACAACCCTGTACAGCGCCAATGTCCCTCATTCTAAGGGCAAAAATAGTTTTTATATCAATTGGGCTTAATGCCACAGAATCATCAGGTCGGCATCGCCATGGAAACGAGGAAGCTGTAGATAACGAATGCCAGATAGGCCCCCAGGAACATCGCTGATTCGCGCGTGGCGAGGACGCGGTTCCGCACGAACGGCACCAGCATCACCGTGAAGCCGATCATAACGAGCGGTTCGAGCAACGTCAGGCTGGCGCCGCTGATGTTGATGGGCTGGATCGCTGTAGTGGCCCCTAATACCAGCAGTAGATTCGCTACATTGGAGCCAATGATGTTGCCAATGGCAATATCGGCTTCTTTTTTGACGGCGGCAGTCATCGATGTGGCGAGTTCCGGCAGTGAGGTGCCAAATGCGACCATCGTCAGTCCAATGACCGTTTCGCTGACGCCTACCGCACGAGCCATATTAGCTGCCCCCTCGACCATCAGATTGGCCCCGATTAGCAGCAAGACAATCCCACCGACGACCTGGAAAGCAGGCTGCCACAGCGACGACACGTCGTCTTCCGTTTCTTCTTCAGCCAAGTTTTCA
The Phototrophicus methaneseepsis DNA segment above includes these coding regions:
- a CDS encoding calcium/sodium antiporter, translating into MTLFSNLILVALGLLGLYFGGELLVTGASRIARRLGLSSLLIGLTIVAVGTSTPELFVSIWSALRGASGISLGNVIGSNIANIGLILGLTGIVATVTVHRNLVRREVPILIFVTIFTTLLMLDGELSRLDGILLLMGFIGFNGVFYWLSRRDVDDQADENLAEEETEDDVSSLWQPAFQVVGGIVLLLIGANLMVEGAANMARAVGVSETVIGLTMVAFGTSLPELATSMTAAVKKEADIAIGNIIGSNVANLLLVLGATTAIQPINISGASLTLLEPLVMIGFTVMLVPFVRNRVLATRESAMFLGAYLAFVIYSFLVSMAMPT